The proteins below are encoded in one region of Erinaceus europaeus chromosome 15, mEriEur2.1, whole genome shotgun sequence:
- the FKBP6 gene encoding inactive peptidyl-prolyl cis-trans isomerase FKBP6 isoform X2: MTSTSTSTSTLRPGPQVSLWGEDGKSPYQRLSQRMLDVTGDRGVLKDVIREGAGELVAPDASVLVRYSGYLEHMDKPFDSNSYRKTPRLMKLGEDITLWGMELGLLSMRRGELARFLLSPRYAYGALGCPPLIPPEATVLFEIELLDFLDSAESDEFCALSAEQQDQFPLDKVLKVATTEREFGNYLFRQKRFYDAKARYKRALQLLHRRSGPPEERPLVEEARLLVLLNLSLTYLKLERPTAALRCGEQALRIDQRSAKALFRCGQACLFMAEYEKARDFLVRAQREQPCNHDINNELRKLACYYQDYAEREREMCYRMFASHNEDPVNGDN; this comes from the exons ATGACCTCGACCTCCACCTCCACTTCCACCTTGCGACCGGGACCCCAAGTGTCCCTGTGGGGAGAAGACGGAAAG TCCCCGTACCAGAGGCTGAGCCAGAGGATGCTGGACGTGACGGGGGACCGCGGGGTGCTCAAGGACGTGATCCGCGAGGGCGCCGGCGAGCTGGTGGCCCCCGACGCCTCGGTGCTGG tgagGTACTCGGGCTACCTGGAGCACATGGACAAGCCCTTCGACTCCAACTCCTACCGGAAGACGCCCAGGCTGATGAAGCTCGGGGAGG ACATCACGCTGTGGGGCATGGAGCTGGGGCTGCTGAGCATGCGCAGAGGGGAGCTGGCGCGCTTCCTCTTGAGTCCGCGCTACGCCTACGGGGCGCTGGGCTGCCCCCCGCTCATCCCCCCCGAGGCCACCGTCCTCTTCGAGATCGAGCTGCTCGACTTCCTGGACTCTGCCGAGTCCGATGAGTTCTGCGCCCTCTCGGCC GAGCAGCAGGACCAGTTCCCGCTCGACAAGGTCCTCAAGGTGGCGACCACCGAGCGCGAGTTTGGCAACTACCTCTTCCGCCAGAAGCGCTTCTACGACGCCAAGGCGCGCTACAAGCGG GCCTTGCAGCTGCTGCACCGCAGGTCTGGGCCCCCAGAAGAGCGCCCCCTGGTGGAGGAGGCCCGGTTGCTCGTCCTGCTCAATCTGTCCCTCACCTACCTGAAACTGGAACGCCCAACCGCTGCCCTGCGCTGTGGGGAGCAGGCCCTGCGCATCGATCAGCGGAGCGCCAAGGCCCTGTTTCGTTGTGGGCAG gCCTGCCTATTCATGGCCGAGTACGAGAAGGCCCGGGACTTCTTGGTTCGAGCCCAGAGGGAGCAGCCATGCAACCATGACATCAACAATGAGCTGCGCAAGCTGGCATG
- the FKBP6 gene encoding inactive peptidyl-prolyl cis-trans isomerase FKBP6 isoform X4, translating into MTSTSTSTSTLRPGPQVSLWGEDGKSPYQRLSQRMLDVTGDRGVLKDVIREGAGELVAPDASVLDITLWGMELGLLSMRRGELARFLLSPRYAYGALGCPPLIPPEATVLFEIELLDFLDSAESDEFCALSAEQQDQFPLDKVLKVATTEREFGNYLFRQKRFYDAKARYKRALQLLHRRSGPPEERPLVEEARLLVLLNLSLTYLKLERPTAALRCGEQALRIDQRSAKALFRCGQACLFMAEYEKARDFLVRAQREQPCNHDINNELRKLACYYQDYAEREREMCYRMFASHNEDPVNGDN; encoded by the exons ATGACCTCGACCTCCACCTCCACTTCCACCTTGCGACCGGGACCCCAAGTGTCCCTGTGGGGAGAAGACGGAAAG TCCCCGTACCAGAGGCTGAGCCAGAGGATGCTGGACGTGACGGGGGACCGCGGGGTGCTCAAGGACGTGATCCGCGAGGGCGCCGGCGAGCTGGTGGCCCCCGACGCCTCGGTGCTGG ACATCACGCTGTGGGGCATGGAGCTGGGGCTGCTGAGCATGCGCAGAGGGGAGCTGGCGCGCTTCCTCTTGAGTCCGCGCTACGCCTACGGGGCGCTGGGCTGCCCCCCGCTCATCCCCCCCGAGGCCACCGTCCTCTTCGAGATCGAGCTGCTCGACTTCCTGGACTCTGCCGAGTCCGATGAGTTCTGCGCCCTCTCGGCC GAGCAGCAGGACCAGTTCCCGCTCGACAAGGTCCTCAAGGTGGCGACCACCGAGCGCGAGTTTGGCAACTACCTCTTCCGCCAGAAGCGCTTCTACGACGCCAAGGCGCGCTACAAGCGG GCCTTGCAGCTGCTGCACCGCAGGTCTGGGCCCCCAGAAGAGCGCCCCCTGGTGGAGGAGGCCCGGTTGCTCGTCCTGCTCAATCTGTCCCTCACCTACCTGAAACTGGAACGCCCAACCGCTGCCCTGCGCTGTGGGGAGCAGGCCCTGCGCATCGATCAGCGGAGCGCCAAGGCCCTGTTTCGTTGTGGGCAG gCCTGCCTATTCATGGCCGAGTACGAGAAGGCCCGGGACTTCTTGGTTCGAGCCCAGAGGGAGCAGCCATGCAACCATGACATCAACAATGAGCTGCGCAAGCTGGCATG